A single genomic interval of Chloracidobacterium validum harbors:
- a CDS encoding PAS domain-containing sensor histidine kinase produces the protein MEQKSLPSDWLESILQAVINLTPGALCYHDPDFRLRFFNESYAQFFERLSGRRPQIGERLSDWLVNPDLQKQVETNWRQARRDLPYKGSYEINFGQEAQTCEIHWQPVRDADGTVIGTLAWGRDVAAQKQNQDALQLLRFVLEQMQDMVLITEAWPIDAAEGGPRIVYVNEAFERATGYTRAEVIGQTPRILQGPKTQRDRLDQLRSALERWEPVRVELVNYRKDGQEFIADISISPFADASGRVLYWVVLQRDVTREKAMIAILNDALEERSVLLKEVHHRVKNNLQTVLSLLELHAAEPNGHNLAPLLPRVQSRIRAIALIHEQLYIQQDFSRIQLDELLSSLTANIQTIFADSAIQVTLHPSQLGIPLDLAVPVALIAHELLTNAFKHGAAAGARTIGIQLHQSADTVTLEVIDDGTCHPSDVKDRLRSSKRLGLRLVDLLTRQIAGTIAFDPQPGQFRAALAFPLTKTQL, from the coding sequence ATGGAACAGAAATCGCTGCCAAGTGACTGGCTGGAGTCTATCCTGCAAGCCGTGATCAACCTCACTCCGGGTGCTCTGTGCTACCACGACCCGGACTTCCGGTTGCGCTTTTTCAATGAGTCCTACGCGCAGTTTTTTGAGCGACTTTCCGGCCGCCGTCCGCAAATCGGCGAGCGCCTGAGCGACTGGCTTGTGAACCCTGACCTTCAAAAACAAGTCGAAACCAACTGGCGACAAGCACGTAGGGACTTGCCATACAAGGGTTCTTACGAAATCAACTTCGGTCAGGAAGCTCAAACCTGTGAGATTCACTGGCAGCCCGTCCGTGATGCCGACGGAACGGTGATCGGCACACTGGCCTGGGGGCGGGATGTCGCGGCTCAGAAGCAAAACCAGGATGCTTTGCAACTGCTGAGATTCGTGCTCGAGCAGATGCAGGATATGGTCTTGATCACCGAAGCTTGGCCCATTGACGCGGCCGAAGGCGGGCCGCGGATCGTTTACGTCAACGAGGCGTTTGAACGGGCCACCGGTTACACGCGCGCCGAAGTCATCGGACAAACACCGCGCATTCTTCAGGGTCCGAAAACCCAGCGCGACCGGCTCGACCAGCTCCGGTCGGCACTGGAGCGGTGGGAACCGGTCCGGGTTGAGCTGGTCAACTACCGCAAGGATGGACAAGAGTTCATCGCGGACATCAGCATTTCCCCGTTCGCCGACGCCTCGGGGCGCGTGCTTTACTGGGTGGTGCTCCAACGGGACGTCACCAGGGAAAAAGCGATGATTGCCATTCTCAACGATGCGCTCGAAGAGCGTTCGGTGCTGCTCAAGGAAGTTCACCACCGTGTCAAAAACAACCTTCAAACCGTGCTGAGCCTTCTGGAGTTGCATGCGGCCGAGCCAAACGGTCACAACCTGGCGCCCTTGCTCCCTCGCGTTCAGTCGCGCATCAGAGCAATCGCGCTAATCCACGAGCAACTGTATATCCAGCAGGATTTCAGCCGGATCCAGCTTGACGAATTGCTGTCTTCACTGACTGCCAACATCCAGACCATCTTTGCTGACTCAGCGATTCAAGTGACACTGCACCCAAGCCAACTGGGAATTCCGCTTGACCTAGCCGTACCGGTTGCGTTGATTGCCCATGAGTTACTCACCAACGCCTTCAAGCATGGCGCGGCGGCCGGAGCACGGACGATAGGCATCCAGTTGCATCAATCAGCCGATACCGTCACCCTTGAGGTCATTGATGACGGCACCTGTCACCCATCCGATGTGAAGGACCGGTTGCGCAGCTCGAAGCGCCTTGGGCTCCGCCTGGTGGACTTGCTAACCCGACAGATTGCCGGGACAATCGCGTTCGACCCGCAGCCAGGCCAGTTTCGTGCTGCGTTGGCATTCCCGCTCACCAAGACTCAGCTCTGA
- a CDS encoding ATP-binding response regulator, with amino-acid sequence MDADRKRIFIVEDETIVAEALRLRLENLGYTVTGTATRGEDAIALITAAPPDLVLMDIRLADHLDGVTVGQQIHDRFGIPIVYLTANTNQKTLKQVLSGHAAGYVAKPIHDASFQSAISIALQKHAEEQNYRRRERHYLSTLAKLTDAVLVLDATRRPIYLNPAAVELTGSDGSDCARDDEVLVFLGEAGESIDPVAQCLAQGQEVRVESVWCQSRAGKRVHVQVEAIPIPNAQGAGGPEARHNVDVIVMLHPVQAAPAYQSLPEYIRVCAYCRDIMERNADNVTVTVRFETYFQRMCNFQFTHGICPNCRDAMVREMKSQSPG; translated from the coding sequence ATGGATGCAGACCGTAAGCGTATTTTCATTGTCGAGGACGAAACCATTGTGGCCGAAGCGCTGCGGCTCCGGCTCGAAAACCTCGGCTACACGGTGACCGGCACGGCTACCCGTGGTGAAGATGCCATCGCCCTGATTACGGCTGCGCCGCCCGATTTGGTTCTGATGGACATCCGCCTCGCCGACCACCTGGACGGCGTTACGGTTGGCCAGCAAATCCATGACCGCTTTGGGATTCCAATTGTGTATCTCACGGCCAATACCAATCAAAAAACACTCAAACAAGTCCTGTCGGGCCACGCGGCTGGCTACGTAGCCAAGCCCATTCATGACGCCTCTTTTCAATCGGCCATTAGCATCGCTCTCCAGAAACACGCGGAGGAACAGAACTACCGCCGGCGTGAACGGCACTACCTATCCACGCTTGCCAAGCTGACGGATGCCGTACTCGTGTTGGATGCTACCCGGCGGCCCATCTATCTCAATCCGGCCGCCGTGGAATTGACCGGCAGCGATGGGTCTGATTGCGCGCGGGATGACGAAGTTTTGGTCTTTCTCGGCGAAGCTGGAGAAAGTATTGATCCGGTTGCCCAGTGTCTCGCCCAGGGACAGGAAGTCCGCGTCGAGTCGGTGTGGTGCCAATCTCGGGCCGGCAAGCGGGTCCACGTTCAGGTGGAGGCGATCCCCATTCCGAACGCGCAGGGTGCCGGTGGGCCGGAGGCGCGCCACAACGTTGACGTCATTGTGATGCTCCACCCGGTCCAGGCCGCGCCGGCTTACCAGTCGCTACCGGAGTACATTCGCGTCTGCGCCTACTGTCGAGACATCATGGAACGCAATGCCGACAATGTAACGGTAACGGTGCGGTTTGAAACCTACTTCCAG